In Constrictibacter sp. MBR-5, a single genomic region encodes these proteins:
- a CDS encoding DUF4212 domain-containing protein produces the protein MTNDQLYWAKTKRLMITCLVIWALASFVVHAFVSTLNEIVIMGFPLGFYMAAQGSLIIFVVLIFWFASRQDAIDREFGVAETE, from the coding sequence TTGACCAATGACCAACTCTACTGGGCGAAGACCAAACGGTTGATGATCACCTGCCTGGTCATCTGGGCGCTCGCCTCGTTCGTTGTGCATGCCTTCGTGTCCACGCTGAACGAGATCGTGATCATGGGCTTCCCGCTCGGCTTCTACATGGCCGCGCAAGGGTCGCTCATCATCTTCGTCGTCCTGATCTTCTGGTTCGCCAGCCGCCAGGACGCGATCGACCGCGAATTCGGCGTCGCCGAGACCGAGTAA
- a CDS encoding sodium:solute symporter family protein, which produces MAARSGAGDFTSNLGRIYGIYTGGFLGFVILLAILEQVGVPNRIIGYLFVFFTLAVYAGIGILSRTMQVSEYYVAGRRVPAVYNGMATGADWMSGASFVGMAGTLYALGYDGLAYVLGWTGGYVLVAVLVAPYLRKFGAYTVPDFLAARFGGNMARFLGIIVLLCCSFTYVVAQVYATGIIASRFLGISFEVAVYVGLAGILLCSMLGGMRAVTWTQVAQYIVLIVAYLVPVVLLSTQKYGLPIPQFTYGQALQDITALEQQMLTNGLATAGTLKAHFAPFTNLDPFNFFALIFCLMLGTASLPHVLMRYFTTPSVRDARKSVAWSLLFIFILYFTAPAYAAFAKLEVYQNVIGVSMDALPQWIYTYGNLGLVKVCGVNATALEAIRAACVATGSADNILAHADLAINNDVIVIAMPEIAGLPYVIAGLVAAGGLAAALSTADGLLLAIANALSHDIYYKMIDPNAATKRRLVVARTLLVVVAVCAAWVAATKPADILSMVAWAFSLAAAGNFPVIVLGIWWKRCTTAGAVSGMIVGFGITLFYLVMTKYGGMPLWGIPGVTGGIQNISAAIIGLPFGVAAMIIVSLMTPAPSREMQDFIDEIRRPRGPTVMVEKTT; this is translated from the coding sequence ATGGCAGCGCGATCGGGTGCTGGTGACTTCACCAGCAATCTCGGCCGGATCTACGGCATCTACACCGGCGGCTTCCTCGGGTTCGTCATCCTGCTGGCGATCCTGGAACAGGTCGGCGTCCCGAACAGGATCATCGGCTATCTGTTCGTCTTCTTCACGCTGGCCGTCTATGCCGGCATCGGCATCCTGTCCCGAACCATGCAGGTGTCGGAATATTATGTCGCCGGCCGGCGCGTCCCGGCGGTCTACAACGGCATGGCGACCGGCGCCGACTGGATGTCGGGCGCGTCCTTCGTCGGCATGGCGGGCACGCTCTACGCCCTGGGATATGACGGCCTCGCCTATGTCCTCGGCTGGACCGGCGGGTACGTCCTTGTCGCGGTCCTGGTAGCGCCGTACCTGCGCAAGTTCGGCGCCTACACCGTGCCGGACTTCCTGGCGGCGCGCTTCGGCGGCAATATGGCGCGTTTCCTGGGCATCATCGTGCTGCTGTGCTGCTCGTTCACCTATGTGGTGGCGCAGGTCTATGCGACGGGCATCATCGCCTCGCGCTTCCTCGGCATCAGCTTCGAGGTTGCGGTCTATGTCGGCCTCGCCGGGATCCTGCTCTGCTCGATGCTGGGCGGCATGCGCGCGGTGACCTGGACCCAGGTGGCGCAGTACATCGTGCTGATCGTGGCGTACCTCGTCCCGGTCGTGCTGCTGTCGACGCAGAAATACGGCCTGCCGATCCCGCAGTTCACCTATGGACAGGCTCTGCAAGACATCACCGCCCTCGAACAGCAGATGCTGACGAACGGACTCGCCACGGCAGGCACGCTTAAGGCTCATTTCGCGCCGTTCACCAACCTCGATCCGTTCAACTTCTTCGCCCTGATCTTCTGCCTGATGCTGGGCACCGCATCGCTGCCGCACGTGTTGATGCGCTACTTCACGACGCCGTCCGTCCGCGACGCGCGAAAGTCGGTGGCGTGGTCGCTGCTCTTCATCTTCATCCTCTACTTCACGGCGCCAGCCTATGCCGCCTTCGCGAAGCTGGAGGTCTATCAGAACGTCATCGGCGTCTCGATGGACGCCCTGCCGCAGTGGATCTATACCTACGGCAATCTCGGCCTGGTCAAGGTCTGCGGCGTCAATGCGACGGCGCTGGAGGCGATCCGGGCCGCGTGCGTCGCCACCGGCAGTGCCGACAACATCCTGGCCCACGCCGACCTCGCGATTAACAACGACGTCATCGTCATCGCGATGCCGGAGATCGCGGGCCTGCCCTACGTCATCGCGGGCCTCGTCGCGGCCGGCGGGTTGGCGGCGGCGCTGTCGACGGCGGATGGCCTGCTGCTAGCCATCGCCAACGCGCTCAGCCACGACATCTACTACAAGATGATCGACCCGAACGCCGCGACGAAGCGGCGCCTGGTGGTGGCGCGTACGCTGCTGGTCGTCGTGGCGGTCTGTGCCGCCTGGGTGGCGGCGACGAAGCCGGCCGACATCCTGTCGATGGTGGCCTGGGCGTTCTCGCTGGCGGCGGCAGGCAACTTCCCGGTGATCGTCCTCGGCATCTGGTGGAAGCGCTGCACCACGGCCGGCGCGGTTTCCGGCATGATCGTCGGCTTCGGCATCACGCTCTTCTATCTGGTCATGACGAAGTATGGCGGCATGCCGCTCTGGGGCATTCCGGGCGTCACCGGTGGGATCCAGAACATCTCCGCCGCGATCATCGGCCTGCCATTCGGCGTCGCCGCGATGATCATCGTCTCGCTGATGACCCCGGCACCATCGCGGGAGATGCAGGACTTCATCGACGAGATCCGGCGGCCGCGGGGCCCGACCGTGATGGTCGAGAAGACGACCTGA
- a CDS encoding YggT family protein has protein sequence MGTSFWLYALPNYAMAALMYSLLARYVLAFFMAPDTGNYIYRFFVRITDPVAAAVRFVSPAAVPAQVILLFGIVWLLILRFAFFLAMTGAGLAPTLEG, from the coding sequence TTGGGAACATCCTTCTGGCTGTACGCGCTGCCGAACTATGCGATGGCGGCGCTGATGTATTCGCTGCTCGCGCGCTACGTGCTCGCCTTCTTCATGGCGCCGGACACCGGCAACTACATCTACCGATTCTTCGTACGCATCACGGACCCGGTGGCCGCGGCGGTCAGGTTCGTCAGCCCGGCGGCGGTGCCGGCGCAGGTGATCCTGCTGTTCGGCATCGTGTGGCTGCTGATCCTCCGCTTCGCCTTTTTCCTCGCCATGACCGGGGCGGGGCTCGCCCCCACCCTGGAGGGCTGA